One window from the genome of Amaranthus tricolor cultivar Red isolate AtriRed21 chromosome 9, ASM2621246v1, whole genome shotgun sequence encodes:
- the LOC130823723 gene encoding omega-hydroxypalmitate O-feruloyl transferase-like: protein MVKENGVNAEATRFEFNVKHIGEPTMVQPEKETPKGLYFLSNLDQNLAVIIRTIYCFKSQEKGNELAAQVLKDALSKVLVHYYPLAGRLTISPQRKLIVNCDGDTDGAVFVEAEADCNMDEIGDSTKPDPITLGKLVYEIPGAKSLLQTPLLVVQVTKFKCGGFALGLCMNHCMFDGIGAMEFVNSWGETARGLALNTPPFLDRMILNARDPPKVEFKHQEFDEIQDISGTNDLYAEKVQYRSFCFDMSQLERLKAKAMEDGTLKKCTTFEALSAFVWRARSKALQMKPDQKTKLLFAVDGRPKFSPPLPKGYFGNGIKLTYSICRAGELIENNLSYGVELVQNAIKMVTNDFLRSSIDYFETKRTRPSLSSTLLITAWSRLSFHTTDFGWGEPVFTGPVALPEKEVTLFLSHGSERKSINVLLGLPVSAMKSFEQHLKEI, encoded by the exons ATG GTTAAAGAAAATGGAGTGAACGCCGAGGCGACGAGGTTCGAGTTCAATGTGAAGCATATAGGAGAACCAACGATGGTTCAACCAGAAAAGGAGACACCAAAAGGGCTATACTTTTTATCAAATTTAGATCAAAACCTAGCAGTGATTATACGTACAATTTATTGCTTTAAGTCACAAGAGAAGGGAAATGAGTTAGCTGCACAAGTGTTAAAAGATGCACTTTCTAAGGTGTTGGTGCACTATTACCCTTTGGCTGGAAGGCTAACCATTAGCCCACAACGGAAGCTCATCGTCAACTGTGACGGAGACACTGATGGCGCGGTGTTTGTCGAGGCGGAGGCGGATTGTAATATGGATGAGATTGGTGACTCTACTAAGCCTGATCCTATTACTCTTGGAAAGTTGGTTTATGAAATTCCTGGTGCTAAAAGTTTGCTTCAAACTCCTCTTCTTGTTGTTCAG GTGACAAAGTTCAAGTGTGGAGGTTTCGCATTAGGATTGTGCATGAACCATTgcatgtttgatgggattggAGCTATGGAATTTGTCAACTCATGGGGCGAAACTGCACGGGGTCTAGCCCTCAACACGCCCCCCTTCCTAGACCGAATGATCTTGAACGCACGCGATCCACCAAAAGTCGAGTTCAAACACCAAGAATTCGATGAAATCCAAGACATATCCGGCACCAATGATCTATACGCCGAGAAAGTGCAATACCGATCCTTTTGCTTCGACATGAGCCAACTCGAAAGGCTCAAGGCGAAAGCGATGGAAGATGGAACCCTCAAGAAATGCACCACATTTGAAGCACTCTCAGCATTTGTATGGAGGGCAAGGAGCAAAGCACTTCAAATGAAGCCTGATCAAAAAACAAAGCTACTCTTTGCGGTTGATGGAAGGCCTAAATTTAGCCCTCCTTTACCAAAAGGGTATTTTGGGAATGGAATTAAGCTAACTTATTCTATTTGTCGTGCTGGTGAGTTAATCGAAAACAATCTCTCGTACGGTGTAGAGTTGGTCCAAAATGCTATTAAAATGGTTACAAATGATTTTCTAAGGTCAAGTATTGATTACTTTGAAACTAAGAGGACAAGACCGTCATTAAGCTCGACTCTTTTGATTACAGCATGGTCAAGATTGTCTTTTCATACTACTGATTTTGGATGGGGTGAACCTGTTTTTACTGGGCCTGTTGCATTACCTGAAAAAGAGGTGACATTGTTTTTGTCTCATGGAAGTGAGAGAAAATCCATTAATGTGCTCTTGGGATTACCTGTTTCTGCCATGAAAAGCTTTGAACAACACTTGAAAGAAATCTAG